A single region of the Geovibrio ferrireducens genome encodes:
- the greA gene encoding transcription elongation factor GreA, producing MERIPITKEGFQKIKKELERLKTTERKEAVEAIAEARSHGDLSENAEYDAAKERQGMIEARIAELEGKIGRFDVIDISSLSSDKVIFGATVTVENVDTEERKTYKIVGPDEADISSGTISILSPLSRALVNKKVGDETIVQAPGGEIEYEIIEISFK from the coding sequence ATGGAAAGAATCCCGATAACAAAAGAAGGGTTTCAAAAGATCAAAAAAGAGCTGGAAAGGCTCAAAACGACTGAAAGAAAGGAAGCTGTTGAAGCTATAGCCGAGGCGAGAAGCCACGGTGACTTAAGCGAAAACGCCGAGTATGATGCCGCCAAGGAAAGGCAGGGTATGATAGAAGCGCGTATAGCCGAGCTGGAAGGCAAGATCGGCAGGTTCGACGTTATAGATATATCTTCGCTCTCCTCCGATAAGGTTATTTTCGGCGCTACTGTAACAGTGGAAAATGTTGATACAGAAGAAAGAAAAACCTACAAGATAGTCGGGCCGGACGAGGCGGACATCAGCAGCGGAACAATTTCTATCCTCTCTCCGCTCTCCAGAGCGCTTGTGAATAAAAAAGTCGGCGATGAGACTATTGTTCAGGCTCCCGGCGGCGAAATCGAATACGAAATTATAGAAATATCCTTCAAATAA
- the xseA gene encoding exodeoxyribonuclease VII large subunit: MKRFTVTEITEAIKNLLEGTFRDTVTISGEITGFSVSPRGHLYFSLKDDKAKIRVAMFKNAAVSARSYTPKNGDSVEVTGELKLYESDGAYQIIARKIEYDSVGLFWQKFEETKRRLEAEGLFDEARKKNIPELPERIALITSPTGAAVTDFITTAKKTGGRFVIDIWPVPVQGKEAALPIIKALNTAGSLTQVYDAVVLMRGGGSLEDLAVFSEENVARAVAATKVPCISAVGHERDFSICDFTADLRVATPTAAAVKLSEGYAVREKEIAVYQGRLGSFMENRLNRLNQRMDFLGRRLGASSPAAKIASLKNMLGAREQKIASKMKERLFGVSRKLDTCAGVIRKHHPGIRLERMKNRTDSALRMLKTLSLDALKENKQKLELLSARLGGVSPEKALERGYALVSINNRLVRKAKDVHLEDELEIRFNDGYINTFVTGRKLSEDGNGKNPDNKRRVSKDQKRAGKAQND; the protein is encoded by the coding sequence ATGAAGCGGTTCACAGTAACGGAGATAACCGAAGCAATTAAAAATCTGCTTGAGGGCACTTTCAGGGACACAGTCACCATCAGCGGGGAGATAACAGGTTTTTCTGTTTCACCCAGAGGGCATCTGTATTTCTCACTGAAAGACGACAAGGCGAAGATCAGGGTGGCTATGTTCAAAAACGCCGCCGTGTCCGCCCGCTCATACACGCCCAAAAACGGAGATTCCGTTGAGGTGACCGGGGAGCTTAAGCTCTACGAATCTGACGGGGCATACCAGATCATCGCCCGGAAGATTGAGTACGACTCCGTGGGGCTCTTCTGGCAGAAGTTTGAGGAAACCAAGCGCAGGCTTGAGGCCGAAGGGCTTTTTGACGAAGCCCGCAAAAAGAATATTCCCGAACTGCCGGAGCGCATAGCTCTTATAACCTCACCCACGGGTGCGGCTGTTACGGATTTTATAACCACCGCAAAAAAGACCGGCGGCAGGTTTGTGATTGATATATGGCCTGTGCCTGTTCAGGGCAAGGAAGCGGCGCTGCCTATTATAAAGGCGCTGAACACGGCGGGAAGCCTTACGCAGGTGTATGATGCAGTTGTGCTTATGCGCGGCGGCGGCTCGCTTGAGGACCTGGCTGTTTTCAGCGAGGAGAACGTAGCCAGAGCGGTTGCGGCGACGAAGGTTCCGTGTATTTCCGCTGTCGGGCATGAGAGAGATTTCTCCATATGCGACTTCACGGCGGATCTGAGGGTCGCCACACCCACTGCGGCTGCGGTCAAACTTTCTGAGGGCTACGCTGTCAGAGAAAAAGAGATTGCGGTTTATCAGGGCAGGCTCGGCTCATTCATGGAGAACAGGCTCAACCGCTTAAACCAGCGGATGGACTTTCTGGGGCGCAGGCTGGGAGCTTCTTCCCCTGCGGCTAAGATAGCCTCTCTTAAGAATATGCTGGGTGCGCGTGAGCAGAAAATAGCCTCGAAGATGAAGGAAAGGCTTTTCGGCGTTTCCAGAAAGCTGGACACCTGCGCCGGGGTGATAAGAAAACACCATCCGGGCATACGGCTGGAAAGAATGAAAAACAGAACGGACAGCGCTTTGAGGATGCTTAAAACTCTCTCGCTGGACGCATTAAAGGAAAATAAACAGAAACTTGAGCTCCTCAGCGCGAGGCTCGGCGGGGTCAGCCCCGAAAAGGCTCTGGAAAGAGGCTATGCGCTGGTAAGCATAAACAACAGGTTGGTCAGGAAGGCAAAAGACGTCCATCTCGAAGATGAACTTGAAATTAGATTCAATGACGGCTATATTAACACCTTCGTCACCGGCAGGAAACTTTCGGAGGATGGCAATGGAAAGAATCCCGATAACAAAAGAAGGGTTTCAAAAGATCAAAAAAGAGCTGGAAAGGCTCAAAACGACTGA
- a CDS encoding FtsB family cell division protein, which yields MKAGLIYFALIAGLVLYLFFGHNGVLKYRELVGLKNTYEAQIMEMDSKIRSLQKELEAIKKDKEYLELLIRKELNMRSPDEDIYIIGNEAVHSNGDNRSN from the coding sequence ATGAAAGCAGGCTTAATTTACTTTGCACTGATAGCGGGACTTGTGCTTTACCTTTTTTTCGGCCACAACGGCGTGCTGAAATACAGGGAGCTGGTAGGGCTCAAAAACACTTATGAAGCTCAGATTATGGAGATGGATTCCAAGATCAGGAGCCTTCAGAAAGAGCTTGAAGCAATAAAAAAAGATAAGGAATATCTGGAGCTTCTCATCAGAAAAGAGCTTAATATGCGCTCACCGGATGAGGACATTTATATTATAGGCAATGAAGCGGTTCACAGTAACGGAGATAACCGAAGCAATTAA
- a CDS encoding DUF4416 family protein: MVFGGGFREPLRVIYFNAVLYNREYFPEPDAAIVSIFGKPLFKSPEFDFSHTEYYTPEMGRPQSKYFAGYEVIDSPERLAEFKIKAVELENSLMRDGKRFINVDPGYVALEKVVAASTKNFTHRIYIGGRIYADLQLQRRKNAYQPLPWTFQDYTFPQALEFFEKMRNHLIAETAAAGSSE, encoded by the coding sequence ATGGTTTTCGGCGGCGGTTTCAGAGAACCTTTAAGGGTTATTTATTTTAACGCGGTTCTGTACAACAGGGAATATTTCCCTGAGCCTGATGCCGCCATCGTCAGTATCTTCGGGAAGCCCTTATTTAAGTCTCCTGAGTTTGATTTCAGCCATACGGAATACTACACCCCGGAAATGGGCAGACCACAGTCGAAATATTTCGCAGGGTATGAGGTTATAGATTCGCCGGAGAGACTGGCGGAGTTCAAGATTAAGGCTGTGGAGCTTGAAAACAGCCTTATGAGGGACGGAAAAAGATTTATAAACGTAGATCCCGGTTATGTGGCGCTTGAAAAAGTTGTCGCTGCCAGCACAAAGAATTTTACCCACAGAATATACATAGGCGGCAGAATTTATGCCGACCTTCAGCTTCAGAGAAGAAAAAACGCCTATCAGCCTCTGCCGTGGACCTTTCAGGACTACACATTTCCGCAGGCGCTGGAGTTTTTTGAGAAAATGCGAAACCACCTGATCGCAGAGACTGCAGCGGCTGGTTCATCTGAATAG
- the hfq gene encoding RNA chaperone Hfq, with amino-acid sequence MMSKKVNIQDVFLNHIRKRRIAVTIYLVNGVKIEGLIKGFDNFVIILKDDSQKMIYKHAVSTIEPSEEIDEIEMA; translated from the coding sequence ATTATGAGCAAAAAAGTCAACATTCAGGATGTTTTTCTTAACCATATCAGGAAAAGACGCATCGCTGTGACTATTTATTTGGTTAACGGAGTCAAGATAGAAGGACTTATAAAGGGGTTCGACAACTTTGTGATCATTTTGAAGGATGATTCCCAGAAAATGATCTACAAACACGCAGTGTCAACTATCGAGCCTTCCGAGGAAATCGACGAAATAGAAATGGCCTGA
- the miaA gene encoding tRNA (adenosine(37)-N6)-dimethylallyltransferase MiaA has product MIIPIITGATGTGKTALAIELALRHNAEIISADAYQVYRGMDIGTAKPSGEELAAVPHHLIDILDPDQTYSAGDFFEHAEKLIDDIISRGRLPVIAGGTGLYAETLIKGIFSAPERDENFRAALEEEGGKHGFALLHERLKSVDPEFAASVPPSDKTRIIRGLEINALCKMNVREAQRVFHVNPKHKYSVFIITDERERMYARINERVVKMFDAGWADEVKNLLGCGYNENMQSFKAIGYRETAALVKGEADFPSVLASVQQKTRNFAKRQVTWFGHMDGLTKLRAGDDKNSDQLSAFIRDYWT; this is encoded by the coding sequence ATGATTATTCCTATAATAACAGGGGCAACAGGCACGGGCAAAACCGCACTGGCCATAGAGCTTGCGCTCCGACATAATGCAGAGATAATAAGCGCTGATGCTTATCAGGTTTACAGAGGCATGGACATAGGCACTGCCAAGCCCTCCGGTGAGGAGCTTGCGGCGGTTCCCCATCACCTCATAGATATTCTTGACCCTGACCAGACCTACTCCGCAGGTGATTTTTTTGAGCATGCGGAAAAGCTGATTGATGATATAATCTCACGTGGCAGGCTGCCTGTCATCGCAGGCGGAACAGGGCTCTATGCGGAAACTCTCATAAAAGGGATTTTCAGTGCACCGGAGCGGGATGAAAATTTCAGAGCCGCGTTGGAGGAAGAGGGAGGAAAGCACGGCTTTGCCCTTCTGCATGAAAGGCTTAAGTCTGTTGACCCTGAATTTGCCGCATCCGTCCCTCCGTCCGATAAAACAAGGATAATCCGTGGGCTTGAGATAAATGCTCTGTGCAAAATGAATGTTCGTGAGGCGCAGAGAGTTTTTCATGTTAACCCGAAGCATAAATATTCCGTCTTTATTATAACGGATGAACGTGAGCGGATGTATGCCCGCATAAACGAACGTGTTGTGAAGATGTTTGATGCGGGCTGGGCGGATGAGGTGAAAAACCTGCTGGGCTGCGGTTATAACGAGAACATGCAGTCCTTTAAGGCGATAGGCTATCGCGAAACTGCGGCACTTGTGAAGGGGGAGGCTGATTTTCCTTCGGTTCTGGCATCTGTTCAGCAGAAGACCCGCAACTTCGCCAAGCGGCAGGTTACATGGTTCGGGCATATGGACGGACTGACTAAACTCCGCGCAGGGGATGACAAAAACTCAGACCAGCTTTCCGCATTCATACGCGATTATTGGACTTGA
- the mutL gene encoding DNA mismatch repair endonuclease MutL, which yields MMKEIIRLPESVSNKVAAGEVVEKPLNAVKELMENSVDAGADSISVEIEEGGLSLIRITDNGRGILKEDLPAAVERFATSKIRDIDDIWNIHSYGFRGEALAAISSVSDFSIMSAREGEGNELRVKFGAAEPLRPAPSVQGTCVAVKELFRNVPARLKFFGSPQGLEREIIRFVKQFAVFTDGVSVRVKSNSKEVFSAGRDESFLLKAKTALGVDELIYGEKEYSGVFVRMAASLPTVQRYRRDAMIVAVNGRVVKDAAVVQAVVQAYHRLIPENRYPACAVEIKVRPEDVDVNVHPAKAVVKMLNSRDIFGMVHDCVKETLDNKKNAPAGQEDTAVNVMPDWFGAEPSEQKEYFVAEARPTFDITSVMETVQEKPSYSNTYREHPQAQKPVYEERPYRIIGQAFDSLIICEMNGSVFFVDQHVAHERVLYEKFLNEKNVNIPSIVLFEPMVMEADAEELRAAEENAEDLAAFGFGLEVFGTDSLKIVRVPADILKRNIEKEIREMLSEMAECAKGRQEDSRILTMSCKCAVKAGEKLTFPEMDRIMADLLKTSNPHTCPHGRPITYSLDKETLFRKFNR from the coding sequence ATGATGAAAGAGATCATCCGCCTCCCCGAAAGCGTTTCGAATAAGGTTGCGGCGGGCGAGGTGGTGGAAAAGCCGCTGAATGCCGTGAAGGAACTGATGGAAAACTCAGTTGACGCAGGCGCAGACAGCATTTCCGTTGAAATAGAGGAGGGGGGGCTGTCCCTCATCCGTATAACCGACAACGGGCGGGGAATCCTTAAGGAGGATCTGCCCGCCGCCGTTGAAAGGTTCGCCACCAGCAAAATAAGAGACATCGACGACATCTGGAACATACATTCCTACGGTTTCAGGGGCGAAGCCCTTGCCGCCATATCATCCGTAAGCGATTTTTCCATAATGAGTGCCAGAGAAGGCGAGGGGAACGAGCTCCGCGTGAAGTTCGGCGCTGCGGAACCTTTGCGTCCCGCTCCGTCCGTTCAGGGCACATGCGTGGCAGTGAAGGAACTTTTCCGCAATGTTCCCGCAAGGCTGAAATTTTTCGGCAGCCCGCAGGGGCTTGAACGTGAAATAATCAGGTTTGTTAAACAGTTTGCTGTTTTTACCGACGGTGTGTCCGTTCGTGTTAAAAGCAATTCAAAGGAAGTGTTTTCCGCAGGGCGGGATGAAAGCTTTCTCCTTAAGGCAAAAACCGCTCTGGGTGTGGATGAACTTATTTACGGAGAGAAGGAGTACAGCGGCGTTTTCGTGCGCATGGCAGCCAGCCTCCCCACAGTGCAGAGATACAGAAGAGACGCGATGATAGTCGCCGTTAACGGGCGTGTGGTGAAGGATGCCGCAGTTGTTCAGGCGGTTGTTCAGGCTTACCACAGGCTCATTCCCGAAAACAGATACCCTGCCTGCGCAGTGGAGATAAAGGTGCGTCCGGAGGATGTGGACGTGAACGTGCATCCTGCCAAAGCTGTTGTTAAAATGCTGAACTCGCGGGATATTTTCGGCATGGTTCATGACTGCGTTAAGGAAACTCTCGATAATAAGAAAAATGCACCCGCCGGACAGGAAGATACCGCCGTGAATGTCATGCCCGACTGGTTCGGTGCGGAACCATCAGAGCAGAAGGAATATTTTGTGGCGGAAGCCAGACCCACCTTCGACATAACCTCCGTTATGGAGACAGTTCAGGAAAAGCCAAGTTATTCAAATACATACAGGGAACATCCTCAGGCTCAGAAGCCAGTATACGAAGAACGCCCCTACCGCATAATCGGTCAGGCGTTTGACTCGCTGATAATATGCGAGATGAACGGCAGCGTGTTCTTCGTTGATCAGCATGTGGCGCATGAGCGTGTGCTTTATGAGAAGTTCCTCAACGAAAAAAATGTGAACATACCTTCCATAGTTCTGTTTGAACCTATGGTTATGGAGGCGGATGCGGAAGAGCTCAGAGCCGCTGAGGAGAATGCGGAGGATCTGGCTGCTTTCGGCTTCGGGCTTGAAGTTTTCGGTACTGACAGCCTGAAAATAGTCCGTGTTCCGGCGGATATTCTCAAACGCAACATAGAGAAGGAAATAAGGGAGATGCTCTCCGAAATGGCAGAGTGCGCCAAGGGCAGACAGGAGGATTCCAGAATCCTCACCATGTCCTGCAAATGCGCGGTCAAGGCGGGGGAGAAGCTCACATTTCCCGAAATGGACAGGATAATGGCTGACCTGCTGAAAACCTCCAACCCGCATACATGCCCGCACGGAAGGCCTATAACCTACTCACTGGACAAGGAAACCCTGTTCAGGAAATTCAACAGATGA
- a CDS encoding acetyl-CoA carboxylase carboxyltransferase subunit alpha: protein MAAPLDFEAPIIEIENKIAEIKNMSSLSDSEMQKEMDSLQKRLERVKANIYQRLTPSQKLMVARHPERPYTLDFIKLMFTDFLELHGDRLFRDDQAIVCGMANFNDAPVMVIGHQKGRNTKENIRRNFGMASPEGYRKAQRMFDMAERFGRPVITFVDTPGAYPGIEAEERGQAEAIAKSLMVMAELTVPMITVITGEGGSGGALAIAMGNRVLMLEHSTYSVISPEGCASILWKDASYAGRAAEALKLTAQDLKELEVIDEIVNEPLGGAHRNHHQTAHTLKGVIARHLKEIKSLSPKQVFEQRYEKFRNMGVFAE, encoded by the coding sequence ATGGCAGCGCCCTTGGATTTTGAAGCCCCGATTATTGAGATAGAAAATAAGATAGCCGAAATAAAGAATATGTCCTCCCTCTCCGACTCTGAAATGCAGAAGGAGATGGACTCTCTCCAGAAAAGGCTTGAGAGAGTAAAAGCAAATATATACCAGCGTCTTACGCCGTCACAGAAGCTTATGGTGGCGCGCCACCCCGAACGCCCCTATACCCTTGACTTCATCAAGCTTATGTTTACCGACTTTCTGGAGCTTCACGGCGACAGGCTGTTCAGGGATGATCAGGCTATAGTGTGCGGCATGGCGAATTTTAATGATGCTCCTGTGATGGTAATAGGCCACCAGAAGGGGCGCAACACAAAGGAGAACATCCGCAGGAACTTCGGTATGGCAAGTCCCGAAGGCTACCGCAAGGCGCAGAGGATGTTTGATATGGCTGAGAGATTCGGCAGACCGGTAATAACATTTGTTGATACACCCGGAGCTTATCCCGGAATAGAGGCGGAAGAAAGAGGACAGGCTGAGGCGATAGCCAAAAGCCTTATGGTTATGGCTGAGCTTACAGTACCCATGATTACCGTAATCACGGGTGAAGGCGGCTCAGGCGGGGCGCTGGCGATAGCTATGGGCAACCGTGTTCTCATGCTTGAGCATTCCACATATTCAGTCATCAGCCCCGAAGGCTGCGCGTCTATCCTCTGGAAGGATGCCTCCTACGCCGGGCGTGCGGCTGAGGCTCTGAAACTCACCGCTCAGGATCTCAAAGAGCTTGAAGTGATTGATGAAATAGTAAACGAACCCCTCGGCGGGGCCCACAGAAATCATCACCAGACGGCTCATACCCTCAAAGGTGTGATAGCCCGCCATCTTAAAGAGATTAAGTCTCTCTCACCTAAACAGGTTTTTGAGCAGAGATACGAAAAATTCCGCAACATGGGTGTTTTCGCGGAGTAA
- a CDS encoding DsbA family protein, whose product MKKCILAVLLLVSLAACGAQKETAKPEADVSAVMKENLGKFFTSKNMNDVTYEVEVIEPVEGVEALKFVKLTFKDAERSQEQYVFTDGKYIIPDITEVATGTGIKDKLVFKNTPPANIDLSKLTLAYGNKDAKNYIVEVSDFQCPYCRRTHEYLKEKLAGKDVAIYFMHFPLAFHPKAELYARVFEAGMAQNANFYDDLYSTTPDFDAKTDAEIIDFFAAKTADAAAFKALVNDNATVGKIAEQMQAAQAMGVSGTPALYFNGKLIGGFKPPMFDLAIETFK is encoded by the coding sequence ATGAAAAAGTGCATTTTGGCCGTTCTTCTGCTTGTTTCACTCGCAGCATGCGGCGCACAGAAGGAAACCGCGAAGCCTGAGGCGGACGTTTCCGCAGTTATGAAGGAAAATCTCGGCAAGTTTTTCACTTCCAAAAACATGAACGATGTTACCTACGAAGTTGAAGTTATCGAACCTGTGGAAGGTGTTGAGGCGCTCAAATTTGTTAAGCTTACGTTCAAAGATGCTGAAAGAAGCCAGGAGCAGTATGTATTTACCGATGGAAAATACATCATTCCCGACATTACAGAAGTTGCTACAGGCACAGGGATTAAAGATAAGCTTGTTTTCAAGAACACTCCCCCCGCAAACATTGACCTCAGCAAGCTGACCCTCGCATACGGCAATAAAGACGCTAAAAACTACATTGTAGAAGTAAGCGACTTTCAGTGCCCCTACTGCAGAAGGACACATGAGTACCTGAAAGAAAAACTCGCAGGAAAGGATGTCGCAATATACTTTATGCACTTCCCCCTCGCTTTCCACCCGAAAGCAGAGCTTTACGCGAGAGTGTTTGAAGCGGGAATGGCTCAGAACGCCAATTTCTATGATGATCTCTACAGCACAACCCCTGATTTCGATGCGAAAACAGATGCGGAAATTATAGATTTCTTTGCTGCTAAAACTGCTGATGCTGCTGCTTTTAAAGCACTTGTAAATGACAATGCAACAGTCGGAAAAATCGCTGAGCAGATGCAGGCCGCACAGGCTATGGGCGTCAGCGGAACACCTGCGCTTTACTTCAACGGCAAGCTTATAGGCGGATTTAAACCCCCAATGTTTGACCTTGCCATCGAAACATTCAAATAG